One stretch of Roseimicrobium sp. ORNL1 DNA includes these proteins:
- a CDS encoding toxin-antitoxin system YwqK family antitoxin: MKLTRHIFVFSILLSSAMLAAENEDHLTYGIPAGSTKTGPHTTRDPEKQECLYFAPGPEKTRENLVAIELMDHEVVVKRELLKDGKKHGIQREWHPNGRPKLEAPYREGSMEGTFKEWNENGDLVGQYSMSKGTGVVKVYDSTGRLLREDHYKNNERDGLRMERLTEIISLTWSKGGHLLGKGCDFYENGELATIGFFSNNGQPNGPVVTFSRDGTRTRASWHLSGQEVSEAQYAAVALKDPSLPRYYPDLSEYKYRVGEDMREWLEKYRTMPPVKIPLQFNQEGEPALAR, encoded by the coding sequence ATGAAACTTACGCGTCACATTTTTGTGTTCAGTATCCTTCTTTCCAGCGCGATGTTGGCGGCGGAGAATGAAGACCATCTGACCTATGGTATCCCTGCTGGATCCACGAAAACCGGACCTCATACCACGCGCGATCCGGAAAAGCAGGAGTGTTTATACTTTGCTCCCGGTCCTGAAAAGACCCGCGAGAATCTTGTCGCCATCGAGCTGATGGACCACGAAGTGGTCGTCAAACGAGAGTTGCTCAAGGACGGCAAGAAGCACGGCATCCAGCGCGAATGGCATCCCAATGGCAGGCCAAAGCTGGAAGCTCCCTACCGGGAGGGGAGCATGGAAGGAACGTTCAAGGAGTGGAATGAAAACGGCGATTTGGTCGGCCAGTACTCGATGTCAAAGGGAACCGGGGTGGTCAAAGTTTATGATTCCACTGGCCGGTTGCTTCGCGAGGATCATTATAAGAACAACGAAAGAGACGGGCTGCGCATGGAACGGTTGACGGAGATAATCAGCCTTACGTGGTCAAAGGGTGGGCACCTCCTTGGCAAAGGATGTGATTTCTACGAGAACGGAGAGCTGGCCACAATTGGGTTTTTTTCGAACAATGGGCAACCGAATGGGCCGGTGGTCACATTCTCGCGAGATGGTACGCGGACCAGAGCGTCATGGCATCTAAGCGGTCAGGAGGTCTCTGAGGCCCAATACGCAGCGGTGGCTTTGAAAGACCCGAGTCTGCCGCGGTACTATCCGGACCTCAGCGAGTACAAATATAGGGTGGGAGAAGACATGCGGGAGTGGTTGGAAAAATACCGCACGATGCCACCGGTAAAAATCCCGCTGCAGTTTAATCAGGAGGGCGAGCCAGCCCTTGCTCGATAA
- a CDS encoding YciI family protein, producing the protein MPTSSTSATESQPKFMFLFRQPHGDGPPPSPVELERIMVHFREWMESMYARGHVLGTNGLETTGKVLRGSHGAMMTDGPLIESKEIIGGYVMITARDLEEAVELARACPGLDHRMAVEVRPIAGCGVKDGWEEKLKN; encoded by the coding sequence ATGCCTACCTCGTCCACCTCCGCTACTGAGTCCCAGCCCAAGTTCATGTTCCTCTTTCGCCAGCCGCATGGTGATGGGCCGCCTCCCTCGCCCGTGGAACTGGAGCGGATCATGGTACACTTCCGGGAATGGATGGAATCCATGTATGCGAGGGGGCACGTTCTTGGCACCAATGGCCTGGAGACAACCGGCAAGGTGCTGCGGGGTTCCCATGGCGCGATGATGACCGATGGCCCGCTCATCGAGTCGAAGGAAATCATCGGTGGATATGTGATGATCACTGCCAGGGACCTGGAGGAAGCCGTGGAACTGGCGCGCGCCTGCCCGGGCCTGGACCACCGCATGGCAGTGGAGGTGAGGCCGATCGCTGGGTGTGGGGTGAAGGACGGTTGGGAAGAGAAACTCAAGAATTGA
- a CDS encoding carboxypeptidase-like regulatory domain-containing protein, with the protein MSINPNRPSIDAAASRSRKRMKQRVVMAVLAVLLLAGGVFWFGVRVPKPRLFKSTVYPPKTADEKAMWEWWNYMQKVDRSFEWKTPIEFYGKVVDQNHAPVDGARVDLSWSPLGGRPNESKLTTGADGSFLFSGVQGKGLTVTVYKEDHVGQPKSRASFEYAAFFEPHFHLPDPADPVVFQLWKLIAPEPMYLWALASDLTVDGKPHPFNVKMGQAGGGDLIFTVTRTNQTKPGTFDYTLTVQAGSGGGIAETKDDPMFTAPDDGYVPSITIAQKSGPPDYLGVQKLRFYLRTPDNKYAAITAQVAQHNGPSAQVQMEIYFNPSGSRNLEYDYKKRINERTASIR; encoded by the coding sequence ATGTCCATCAACCCCAATCGCCCTTCCATCGACGCTGCCGCATCGCGCTCACGCAAGCGCATGAAACAGCGTGTGGTGATGGCCGTCTTGGCGGTCTTGTTGCTGGCGGGAGGTGTCTTCTGGTTTGGCGTGCGTGTGCCGAAGCCCAGGCTCTTCAAATCTACTGTCTACCCTCCCAAGACGGCTGATGAAAAGGCCATGTGGGAGTGGTGGAACTACATGCAGAAAGTAGATCGGAGCTTCGAGTGGAAGACCCCCATTGAGTTTTACGGGAAAGTCGTGGACCAGAATCATGCGCCGGTCGATGGAGCACGGGTGGACCTTTCCTGGTCGCCTCTCGGAGGTCGGCCAAACGAAAGCAAGCTGACCACGGGTGCTGATGGAAGCTTCCTGTTCTCTGGAGTGCAGGGGAAGGGCCTTACCGTCACGGTCTACAAAGAGGACCACGTCGGCCAACCGAAGTCGCGGGCCAGTTTTGAGTACGCAGCCTTCTTTGAACCTCACTTCCATTTGCCCGACCCGGCCGACCCAGTGGTCTTCCAACTGTGGAAGCTGATCGCTCCGGAGCCGATGTACCTTTGGGCCCTGGCCAGCGATCTGACGGTGGACGGGAAGCCACACCCCTTCAATGTCAAGATGGGCCAGGCAGGGGGAGGCGATTTGATTTTCACAGTCACGCGCACCAATCAAACCAAACCGGGCACCTTTGACTACACGCTGACCGTCCAGGCCGGTAGCGGCGGAGGCATTGCAGAAACGAAGGACGACCCCATGTTCACCGCGCCAGATGACGGCTACGTGCCATCGATCACGATTGCACAAAAGTCCGGTCCACCGGATTACCTTGGCGTGCAAAAGCTCCGGTTTTACCTAAGGACCCCGGACAACAAATATGCCGCAATCACGGCGCAAGTAGCGCAGCACAATGGCCCGAGCGCCCAGGTGCAGATGGAAATCTACTTCAATCCCTCCGGCAGCCGGAACCTGGAATACGACTACAAGAAGCGGATCAACGAGCGGACGGCTTCTATCAGATGA
- the rpmA gene encoding 50S ribosomal protein L27, whose translation MAHKKGQGSVKNGRDSRSKRLGIKKFGNEVVIAGNIIARQRGTKWHPGKNVGIGKDHTIFALVDGRVRFDQEGRRINVDEAEVVVSA comes from the coding sequence ATGGCCCACAAGAAAGGTCAAGGCAGTGTTAAGAACGGACGCGACAGCCGCAGCAAGCGTCTTGGCATCAAGAAGTTCGGCAACGAAGTCGTGATCGCCGGCAACATCATCGCCCGTCAGCGTGGCACCAAGTGGCACCCCGGCAAGAACGTCGGCATTGGCAAGGACCACACCATCTTCGCCCTCGTCGATGGTCGCGTGCGCTTCGATCAGGAAGGCCGCCGCATCAATGTGGACGAAGCTGAAGTCGTCGTGAGCGCCTAA
- the rplU gene encoding 50S ribosomal protein L21: MAYAVIKTGGKQYRVSVGDKLDVELLDGAAGDTITFGEVLAAGEGSGLRFGAPFLSGASVAAKVVSQFKGEKVTAFKFRRRKGYHRKKGHRQNLTKVEITSINA, translated from the coding sequence ATGGCATACGCAGTCATCAAAACAGGCGGCAAGCAGTACCGCGTCTCCGTGGGCGACAAGCTCGACGTCGAATTGCTTGATGGCGCTGCAGGCGACACTATCACGTTCGGCGAAGTGCTGGCAGCAGGCGAGGGCTCAGGCCTCCGTTTCGGCGCTCCCTTCCTTTCCGGCGCGAGCGTTGCAGCCAAGGTCGTCTCCCAGTTCAAGGGTGAGAAGGTCACCGCCTTCAAGTTCCGTCGCCGTAAGGGCTACCACCGGAAGAAGGGTCATCGTCAGAACCTGACGAAGGTCGAAATCACCAGCATCAACGCCTAA
- a CDS encoding ATP-binding protein, protein MKSGFFDKIVKRMDRLEPAEVQRYLIRLVQEKGFFEKVFEALQEGVILLDGEGTVTYVNRAACGFFGFERELIVGRKLAEGLRGFDWEALAHTGGSVSRDLEVFYPENRYLNFYVTAIDEHEDLGFVMLIRDITQFRKLTEEKIESERITALTLLAAGVAHELGNPLNSLTIHLQLMERKLRKIKGKEAPQLLEMLSVAQGEIKRLDFIIGQFLAAIRPTQPQLQRAQVNDLIQEAVKFLTPELEQGKVKVKLDLATSLPATPLDAGQMKQAFYNLIRNAAQAMPNGGTLTISSIFNDYEMRLSFADSGKGISTSNMSNLFQPFFTTRKTGTGLGLLIIRRIIREHGGEIELESREKEGTTVNIYLPLGEKRVRYLAGPPVEEP, encoded by the coding sequence ATGAAATCCGGCTTCTTCGACAAGATCGTCAAGCGCATGGACCGGCTCGAGCCGGCGGAGGTGCAGCGCTACCTGATCCGGCTGGTGCAGGAGAAGGGCTTCTTTGAAAAAGTCTTCGAGGCACTGCAGGAGGGCGTGATCCTGCTCGATGGCGAGGGCACGGTGACCTATGTGAACCGCGCCGCCTGCGGCTTCTTCGGCTTCGAACGGGAATTGATCGTGGGCCGGAAACTGGCGGAGGGCCTGCGCGGCTTCGACTGGGAGGCGCTGGCGCACACCGGGGGCTCCGTGAGCCGGGATCTGGAGGTCTTCTACCCGGAGAACCGCTACCTGAATTTCTACGTCACTGCGATCGATGAGCACGAGGACCTCGGCTTCGTGATGCTCATTCGCGACATCACCCAGTTCCGCAAGCTCACGGAAGAGAAGATCGAGAGCGAACGCATCACCGCTCTCACCCTGCTGGCCGCCGGCGTGGCGCATGAGCTGGGGAATCCGCTGAACTCCCTCACCATCCACCTCCAGCTCATGGAGAGGAAGCTGCGGAAGATCAAAGGCAAGGAGGCGCCGCAGCTCCTGGAAATGCTCTCCGTGGCGCAGGGCGAGATCAAGCGGCTGGACTTCATCATCGGCCAGTTCCTTGCCGCCATCCGGCCCACCCAGCCGCAGCTCCAGCGCGCCCAGGTGAATGACCTCATCCAGGAGGCCGTGAAATTCCTCACGCCCGAGCTGGAGCAGGGCAAGGTGAAGGTGAAGCTCGACCTCGCCACCAGCCTGCCCGCCACCCCACTGGACGCCGGCCAGATGAAGCAGGCCTTTTACAACCTCATCCGCAACGCCGCCCAGGCCATGCCGAATGGGGGCACGCTCACCATCTCCAGCATCTTCAACGACTACGAGATGCGCCTCAGTTTCGCCGACTCCGGCAAGGGCATCTCCACCTCCAACATGAGCAACCTCTTCCAGCCCTTCTTCACCACCCGGAAGACCGGCACCGGCCTGGGCCTGCTCATCATCCGCCGCATCATCCGCGAGCACGGCGGTGAGATCGAACTCGAGAGCCGCGAGAAGGAAGGCACCACGGTGAACATCTACCTGCCACTGGGGGAAAAACGTGTGCGATACCTTGCGGGTCCGCCGGTGGAGGAACCGTGA
- a CDS encoding MFS transporter, translating into MSEAPAPTSDTTATPELDNAVHLPAENRRSFWAMIAVQALNAFNDNFVKILLVAFAGVVAKGTDLGGSMQVYLGAIFSVPYVLFAPVTGWLSDRFSKTKVMFWMQVVQVAIFILFLVVHGLHDTQWTLWLSLGCFFLLATQAAFFSPAKYGIVKELVGSRRMGSASGTLQMTNFVGILAGMGLAGFWFAAKIQPATDLMKFADQMQPLANTHPSTAALWHSFHAAAVQQLHDVSWHAVTVLLWIVTGVAGLQIVGSLLIKKTPSHEALKFHKGIWTEHVAHLKLLFAQRSIKLAALGVTYFWFMSNAVGSILVTLANELHPSDAAAVSRELSMMPASLGIGIMLGSVLAGYVCRRKIELGLVPLSGYFLAASLLWSGLQPVHPFIYMALVGVGMAGGAFMTPLYAFVQDRCKPEERGRILSAMNLMDCIGGIVANIVLVKGMLLFKVPAWAQLLVMAPLTLGAAVFITRLLPRNLLIIVVNGIVRTFYRLRTHHEERMPKEGPLLVLPNHVSYADAIMLGLSSERMVSFVMLDSLYKIKWMQWFLKLFGTVPISPTKAKEAIRTVAEALKEEKAVALFPEGQLSRTGFLNEVHKGYQLMARMAGDNVRVLPVYQDGLWGSIFSFEGGRFFKKVPRALPYRVNVWFGEPMDAKVATVEKVREALMALSAEAFFGRHRVQDVPTLTLPGGNTVPTEEARQAWANASRIFDTSLLHEGDLLLVLLKEGHPLAATFLAAIPKLRRLAFTKEVTEAEKQKSAGRRVVAVGDPALLASVKAGVWDFALEVIEVGAARERGLPNPPQNTGSPAPDLAVPAPALYDATTGALLTLSVPNPKMPPGEEDLQRGLLPGTFGHVLPALAVRQDADTLIFNKLATGSSAEVRLPGLLMDAEGFIIVATPAPASGTAGRTS; encoded by the coding sequence ATGTCTGAAGCCCCCGCCCCCACCTCTGACACCACGGCCACTCCAGAGCTGGACAATGCCGTCCACCTGCCGGCCGAGAACCGGCGGTCCTTCTGGGCCATGATCGCGGTGCAGGCGCTGAATGCCTTCAATGACAATTTCGTAAAAATCCTGCTGGTGGCCTTCGCTGGTGTGGTGGCGAAAGGAACGGACCTTGGCGGCTCCATGCAGGTATATCTCGGCGCCATCTTCTCCGTGCCGTATGTGCTCTTTGCGCCGGTGACGGGCTGGCTGAGTGACCGGTTTTCCAAGACGAAGGTCATGTTCTGGATGCAGGTGGTGCAGGTGGCCATCTTCATCCTGTTCCTCGTGGTGCATGGCCTGCATGACACGCAGTGGACCCTGTGGCTCAGCCTGGGTTGTTTCTTCCTGCTGGCCACTCAGGCCGCCTTCTTCAGCCCGGCGAAGTATGGCATTGTGAAGGAACTCGTGGGCTCCCGCCGCATGGGCTCGGCGAGCGGCACGCTGCAAATGACGAACTTCGTGGGCATCCTCGCCGGGATGGGGCTCGCGGGATTCTGGTTCGCTGCGAAGATCCAGCCGGCGACCGATTTGATGAAGTTCGCGGACCAGATGCAGCCGCTGGCCAATACGCATCCGTCCACCGCGGCTCTCTGGCATTCCTTCCATGCTGCCGCGGTGCAGCAGCTCCATGACGTCTCCTGGCATGCCGTGACGGTGCTCCTGTGGATCGTCACCGGCGTTGCAGGCCTGCAGATCGTGGGCTCGCTTTTGATCAAAAAGACGCCTTCACATGAGGCGCTCAAGTTTCACAAGGGCATCTGGACGGAGCACGTGGCGCACCTCAAGCTGCTCTTCGCCCAGCGGTCCATCAAGCTTGCCGCACTCGGGGTCACGTACTTCTGGTTCATGTCGAATGCGGTCGGCAGCATCCTGGTGACCCTGGCCAATGAACTCCACCCGTCAGATGCCGCTGCAGTGTCGCGTGAGCTCTCGATGATGCCCGCCTCACTCGGCATCGGCATCATGCTGGGAAGTGTGCTGGCGGGGTATGTGTGCCGGAGAAAGATAGAGCTGGGCCTGGTGCCGCTCTCGGGTTATTTCCTGGCGGCCTCGCTGCTCTGGAGTGGTCTCCAGCCGGTGCATCCCTTCATCTACATGGCGCTGGTCGGTGTGGGCATGGCGGGTGGCGCCTTCATGACCCCGCTCTATGCGTTTGTGCAGGATCGCTGCAAGCCGGAGGAACGTGGCCGCATCCTTTCCGCCATGAACCTCATGGACTGCATCGGCGGCATCGTGGCGAATATCGTTCTCGTGAAGGGCATGTTGCTCTTCAAGGTGCCGGCTTGGGCGCAGCTTCTCGTCATGGCGCCTCTCACCCTCGGCGCCGCGGTCTTCATCACGCGCCTGCTGCCGCGCAATCTGTTGATCATCGTGGTGAATGGGATCGTGCGCACCTTCTACCGCCTCCGCACGCATCATGAGGAACGCATGCCGAAGGAAGGGCCGCTGCTCGTGCTGCCGAATCACGTGAGCTATGCCGATGCCATCATGCTTGGCCTGAGTTCGGAGCGCATGGTGAGCTTCGTGATGCTGGACTCGCTGTACAAGATCAAGTGGATGCAGTGGTTCCTGAAGCTCTTCGGCACCGTGCCCATCTCCCCGACGAAGGCGAAGGAAGCGATCCGCACCGTGGCGGAGGCGCTGAAGGAAGAGAAGGCCGTGGCGCTCTTCCCGGAGGGACAGCTGTCCCGCACCGGTTTCCTCAACGAAGTGCACAAAGGTTATCAACTCATGGCCCGGATGGCGGGCGACAATGTGCGCGTGCTGCCGGTGTATCAGGATGGATTGTGGGGCAGCATCTTCAGCTTTGAAGGCGGACGCTTCTTCAAGAAGGTACCCAGGGCGCTGCCGTATCGTGTGAACGTGTGGTTCGGTGAGCCCATGGATGCCAAGGTCGCGACCGTGGAGAAAGTGCGTGAGGCGCTGATGGCCCTGAGCGCGGAGGCCTTCTTTGGCCGCCATCGTGTGCAGGATGTGCCCACGCTCACCCTGCCCGGGGGCAACACCGTTCCTACAGAAGAAGCCAGGCAGGCATGGGCAAATGCCTCGCGCATTTTCGATACCAGCCTGCTGCATGAGGGCGATTTGTTGCTCGTGCTTCTCAAGGAAGGGCATCCTCTGGCAGCTACCTTCCTGGCGGCCATTCCCAAGCTCCGCCGGCTGGCGTTCACCAAGGAGGTGACGGAAGCGGAGAAGCAGAAATCCGCCGGACGCCGTGTGGTGGCCGTGGGTGACCCGGCGTTGCTGGCTTCGGTGAAGGCGGGCGTGTGGGATTTTGCCCTGGAGGTGATCGAGGTCGGCGCGGCCAGGGAGCGCGGGCTTCCCAATCCGCCACAAAACACCGGCTCTCCTGCCCCTGATCTGGCTGTTCCCGCCCCGGCGCTCTATGATGCGACCACCGGCGCGCTACTTACTTTGAGCGTTCCGAATCCGAAAATGCCGCCCGGGGAAGAGGACCTTCAACGTGGGCTGCTGCCTGGGACGTTTGGCCATGTGCTTCCGGCCCTGGCGGTGCGGCAAGATGCAGACACGTTGATATTCAACAAACTAGCGACCGGGAGTTCTGCCGAGGTGCGCCTTCCTGGGCTCTTGATGGACGCTGAAGGCTTCATTATTGTGGCCACTCCCGCCCCCGCGTCGGGGACCGCGGGGCGAACTTCATGA
- the cutA gene encoding divalent-cation tolerance protein CutA produces the protein MEDIVVVFCTFPDSDVAKRIAQELVKSRLAACVNVLPGVESIYQWKGELESASEVLGLIKTTTAMYPTLETRLKELHPYEVPEIVAVPASNVHPAYAQWVREMTSAE, from the coding sequence ATGGAGGACATCGTCGTGGTCTTTTGCACCTTCCCGGATTCGGATGTGGCGAAGCGCATCGCGCAGGAACTGGTGAAGAGCCGCCTCGCCGCCTGTGTGAATGTGCTGCCGGGCGTGGAGTCGATCTACCAGTGGAAAGGCGAGCTGGAGTCCGCCAGTGAAGTATTGGGCCTCATCAAGACCACCACAGCCATGTATCCCACGCTGGAGACGCGTCTCAAAGAACTGCACCCGTATGAGGTGCCGGAGATTGTGGCCGTTCCCGCGAGCAACGTGCATCCCGCGTATGCGCAGTGGGTGCGGGAGATGACGAGTGCTGAGTGA
- the lpdA gene encoding dihydrolipoyl dehydrogenase, with translation MTYDLIVIGGGPAGYVGAIRAAQLGKKVACVENDRAGGTCLNWGCIPTKALLKNAELYHTLTHRADEFGLKIDGISYDWSKIVGRSRKVSDKLCGGIEFLFKKNKVDYIRGTAAIPAAGKVEVTDKDGKKTSYDTQKILVATGAKSRPMPGLPFNGKTVIGSREALTLAEQPKEILIVGAGAIGIEFAYFFNAYGTKVTVVEMMPRILPVEDEEVSAALEKSLKKAGIRILTNTKVTASKDHGDKVSLTVEGAANETLEAPMCLVAIGVVPLLPEGVELKKSEKGGWLDTDANYETNVKGIYGAGDIIGPPWLAHVASYEAVHAVEGMFKPGHKPKKVTTFPGCTYCQPQVASIGLTEAQAKAKGLKYKVGKFPYQVSGKALAIAETEGFVKIIYGEPHGEIIGAHIIGAEATELIAEMSLAVTLEATADEIEATIHAHPTLAEMLKEATEVAEGHPIHI, from the coding sequence ATGACCTACGACCTCATCGTCATCGGCGGCGGCCCCGCGGGATACGTCGGCGCCATCCGCGCCGCCCAGCTTGGCAAAAAAGTGGCCTGCGTGGAAAATGACCGCGCCGGCGGTACCTGCCTGAACTGGGGCTGCATTCCCACCAAGGCGCTCCTGAAGAACGCCGAGCTGTACCACACCCTCACGCATCGCGCGGACGAGTTCGGCTTGAAGATTGACGGCATCTCCTATGACTGGAGCAAGATCGTCGGCCGCAGCCGCAAGGTGTCCGACAAGCTCTGTGGCGGCATCGAGTTCCTCTTCAAGAAGAACAAGGTGGACTACATCCGCGGCACCGCCGCCATCCCTGCCGCTGGCAAGGTGGAAGTGACGGACAAGGACGGCAAGAAGACCTCCTACGACACCCAGAAGATCCTGGTGGCCACCGGCGCCAAGTCCCGCCCCATGCCCGGCCTGCCCTTCAATGGCAAGACGGTCATCGGCAGTCGCGAGGCGCTCACCCTGGCCGAGCAGCCCAAGGAAATCCTCATCGTGGGCGCTGGCGCCATCGGCATCGAGTTTGCCTACTTCTTCAATGCCTACGGCACGAAGGTGACCGTGGTCGAAATGATGCCCCGCATCCTCCCTGTGGAAGATGAAGAGGTGAGCGCGGCCCTGGAAAAGAGCCTGAAGAAGGCCGGCATCCGCATCCTGACGAACACCAAGGTCACCGCCTCCAAGGATCACGGCGACAAGGTGAGCCTCACGGTCGAAGGCGCCGCCAATGAAACGCTGGAAGCCCCCATGTGCCTCGTGGCCATCGGCGTGGTGCCCCTGCTGCCGGAAGGCGTGGAGCTCAAGAAGTCCGAAAAAGGCGGCTGGCTCGACACCGACGCCAACTACGAGACCAATGTGAAGGGCATCTACGGCGCCGGCGACATCATCGGGCCGCCCTGGCTCGCCCACGTGGCCAGCTACGAAGCCGTGCATGCGGTGGAAGGCATGTTCAAGCCCGGTCACAAGCCGAAGAAGGTCACCACCTTCCCGGGTTGCACCTACTGCCAGCCGCAGGTCGCCAGCATCGGCCTTACCGAAGCCCAGGCGAAAGCCAAGGGCCTGAAGTACAAGGTCGGCAAGTTCCCCTACCAGGTCAGCGGCAAGGCACTCGCCATCGCCGAGACGGAAGGTTTTGTGAAGATCATTTACGGAGAGCCCCACGGCGAAATCATCGGCGCCCACATCATCGGCGCCGAAGCGACCGAGCTCATCGCCGAGATGAGCCTGGCCGTGACCCTGGAAGCTACTGCAGACGAAATCGAAGCCACCATCCACGCGCATCCGACCCTGGCCGAGATGCTGAAGGAAGCCACCGAAGTGGCCGAGGGGCATCCGATTCATATCTAG
- a CDS encoding gamma-glutamylcyclotransferase family protein, with translation MRFYFAYGSNMWDEQMKKRCPQHRKVGHAVLPGYRWIITTRGYASVFPSPGDEVEGVLFEVSPTDEDALDGFEGVSSGSYLKVEMTVRCENQDKTALVYVDPITKEGTPKQEYIMRINAGLKDARLSDAYVRRQVRKFVPA, from the coding sequence ATGAGATTCTATTTCGCGTACGGGTCCAACATGTGGGACGAGCAAATGAAGAAGCGGTGTCCCCAACACCGCAAAGTGGGACATGCGGTGCTGCCTGGATACCGGTGGATCATCACGACGCGGGGCTATGCCAGTGTGTTCCCTTCACCGGGTGATGAGGTCGAAGGCGTGTTGTTCGAAGTCTCGCCGACAGACGAAGATGCGTTGGATGGATTTGAAGGAGTCAGCTCCGGATCCTACCTGAAAGTGGAGATGACGGTACGATGTGAGAATCAAGATAAGACTGCGCTCGTCTATGTTGATCCCATCACTAAAGAAGGTACACCCAAGCAGGAGTACATCATGCGCATCAATGCAGGATTGAAGGATGCGCGATTGTCGGATGCGTACGTCCGGCGTCAGGTGCGGAAGTTTGTTCCGGCGTGA
- a CDS encoding ferredoxin, whose product MPHPLDRNPENVSGSFYVDNTCIDCDQCRDHAPQFFTRWDEGGYSIVHTQPVTEEEIAQAIEAMEGCPSESIGRE is encoded by the coding sequence ATGCCCCACCCACTCGACCGCAATCCTGAAAATGTCTCCGGCTCCTTCTACGTCGACAACACCTGTATCGACTGCGACCAATGCCGGGACCACGCCCCGCAATTCTTCACCCGCTGGGATGAAGGTGGCTACAGCATCGTTCACACGCAGCCGGTAACGGAGGAAGAAATCGCGCAGGCCATCGAAGCCATGGAAGGGTGTCCGTCCGAATCCATCGGCAGGGAGTGA
- a CDS encoding DUF4272 domain-containing protein: MNCVHALTVFLFAVSISPVMCQTAEERKEKIQQREATTPSKEAAERKTRSLDRLKKEGVPILDSLPVIEDSQEAKTRTKEEIAQRAIAVCLTAVKGEGVEQKVIDSLVTKFGAEKFFTPEEAAFIKDPSPAREDSIKFSWRYECLWVLLWSLGYVDNLERPEGICDVPKAVSFLKDRDTAQFIKDAKLRPLNELLDEADLIYRYHWAVTSARLKNQEAPAKLEGGVVQERHYVLNWLIGYMDQAWDDISTDT, from the coding sequence ATGAACTGCGTGCATGCTCTTACAGTCTTCCTGTTTGCGGTCTCAATCTCGCCTGTCATGTGCCAGACCGCCGAAGAACGAAAAGAAAAGATTCAGCAGCGTGAAGCGACCACTCCTTCCAAGGAGGCGGCGGAGCGCAAGACGCGTTCCTTGGATAGGCTGAAGAAGGAAGGCGTGCCCATCCTGGATAGCCTCCCGGTCATCGAGGATTCCCAAGAGGCAAAGACGCGTACCAAAGAGGAGATCGCGCAGCGCGCCATCGCGGTCTGCCTGACAGCGGTGAAGGGAGAAGGAGTAGAGCAGAAAGTCATCGACTCGCTGGTGACGAAATTCGGTGCGGAGAAATTCTTCACACCAGAAGAAGCGGCCTTCATCAAGGATCCATCACCGGCGCGGGAGGATAGCATCAAGTTCTCCTGGCGCTATGAATGCCTGTGGGTGCTGCTCTGGTCCCTGGGCTACGTGGATAATCTCGAACGTCCCGAGGGCATCTGCGATGTTCCCAAAGCGGTGAGTTTCCTCAAGGATCGCGACACAGCGCAGTTCATCAAGGACGCCAAGCTTCGCCCACTGAATGAGCTCTTGGATGAAGCGGACCTGATCTATCGTTATCACTGGGCGGTGACGAGCGCCCGGCTGAAGAACCAGGAGGCACCCGCCAAGCTCGAAGGCGGTGTGGTGCAGGAACGGCACTACGTGCTGAACTGGCTCATCGGATATATGGACCAGGCGTGGGATGATATCTCGACGGACACGTAG